Proteins co-encoded in one Natrarchaeobius halalkaliphilus genomic window:
- a CDS encoding DoxX family protein, with translation MTDRAASNSDSPSMPGRLLYSGILAIMAIDGFRNNDKRVEVARESGVPTPEIMVPFVTGLLLVANLGILLWKYPRASAAAIVVFFLSTTPVIHDFWTMEGKERQANKINFQKNVALLGCALLLFNEAGTDTDQP, from the coding sequence ATGACTGATAGGGCAGCATCGAACTCGGACTCACCGTCAATGCCCGGCCGACTCCTGTATAGCGGTATCCTCGCCATCATGGCCATCGATGGTTTTCGGAACAACGACAAGCGCGTCGAGGTCGCACGCGAGAGCGGCGTTCCAACGCCGGAAATAATGGTCCCGTTCGTGACGGGGTTGCTCCTCGTGGCCAACCTCGGTATCTTGCTCTGGAAGTATCCCCGTGCCTCCGCCGCCGCGATCGTCGTGTTCTTCCTGAGCACGACGCCGGTCATCCACGACTTCTGGACGATGGAGGGAAAAGAGCGGCAGGCGAACAAGATCAACTTCCAGAAGAACGTCGCTCTGCTCGGTTGCGCGCTATTGCTTTTCAACGAAGCCGGCACGGACACCGACCAGCCGTGA